The following proteins are encoded in a genomic region of Hemibagrus wyckioides isolate EC202008001 linkage group LG29, SWU_Hwy_1.0, whole genome shotgun sequence:
- the LOC131349222 gene encoding C-type lectin domain family 4 member M-like isoform X2 translates to MLQHFSEQEDMVTVIYEIADTVRGHDPDTEKEKSDTERRAGEQHTGGDTACSRCCRLTAVCVVLLLCVLLLAAITVLWIKFYILNIEHTQLQTSYNNLTKERDQLQSSYNNLTKERDQLQSSYNNLTKERDQLQSSYNNLTKERDQLQSSYNNLTKERDELQSSYNNLTKERDQLQSSYNNLTKERDQLQSSYNNLTKERDQLQSSYNNLTKERDQLQSSYNNLTKERDQLHSSYNNLTIERDQLQSSYNNLTKERDQLQSSYNNLTIERDQLQSSYNNLTKERDQLQSSYNNLTIERDQLQSSYNLTKERDQLQSSYNNLTIERDQLQSSYNNLTIERDQLQSSYNLTKERDQLQKERDGYQKTLCDLYKWRCFSFNSSFYVMSNESKSWEESRKDCMDKGADLLIINSKEEQEFIGKQLVRHETWIGLSDREKEGEWKWVDGTPLTTAFWNGGEPNDKGGEDCVVIYASSSSTWNDSHCSKKFPWI, encoded by the exons ATGCTTCAACATTTTTCTGAGCAAGAGGACATGGTGACGGTTATCTACGAGATTGCAGACACTGTTAGAGGTCATGACCCCGacacagagaaggaaaaatctGATACAGAGAGACGCGCAGgagaacaacacacag GAGGAGACACTGCATGCAGCAGGTGTTGCAgactgactgcagtgtgtgtggtgctgctgctgtgtgttctcCTGCTGGCTGCCATCACAGTGCTGTGGATCAAATTCTACATCCTGAATATAGAACACACCCAGCTCcagaccagttacaacaacctgactaaagagagagaccagttacagtccagttacaacaacctgactaaagagagagaccagttacagtccagttacaacaacctgactaaagagagagaccagttacagtccagttacaacaacctgactaaagagagagaccagttacagtccagttacaacaacctgactaaagagagagacgagttacagtccagttacaacaacctgactaaagagagagaccagttacagtccagttacaacaacctgactaaagagagagaccagttacagtccagttacaacaacctgactaaagagagagaccagttacagtccagttacaacaacctgactaaagagagagaccagttacagtccagttacaacaacctgactaaagagagagaccagttacactCCAGTTACAACAATCTGACtatagagagagaccagttacagtccagttacaacaacctgactaaagagagGGACCAGTTACAGTCTAGTTACAACAACTTGACtatagagagagaccagttacagtccagttacaacaacctgactaaagagagGGACCAGTTACAGTCtagttacaacaacctgactatagaaagagaccagttacagtccagttacaacctgactaaagagagagaccagttacagtccagttacaacaacctgaccatagagagagaccagttacagtccagttacaacaacctgactatagaaagagaccagttacagtccagttacaacctgactaaagagagagaccagttacagaaggagagagatggataCCAGAAGACACTTTGTGATTTAT ATAAATGGAGGTGTTTCAGTTTTAACTCCAGTTTTTATGTCATGTCTAACGAGAGCAAGAGCTGGGAGGAGAGCAGAAAGGACTGCATGGACAAAGGAGCAGACCTGCTGATCATAAACAGCAAAGaggaacag GAGTTCATCGGTAAACAGCTGGTCAGGCATGAGACTTGGATTGGTCTGagtgacagagaaaaagagggagagtggAAATGGGTGGACGGTACACCACTGACCACTGC CTTCTGGAATGGAGGGGAACCGAATGATAAAGGTGGTGAAGACTGTGTTGTGATTTACGCTTCATCTTCCTCTACCTGGAATGACAGTCATTGTTCTAAGAAATTTCCATGGATCT GA
- the LOC131349222 gene encoding C-type lectin domain family 4 member M-like isoform X1, protein MLQHFSEQEDMVTVIYEIADTVRGHDPDTEKEKSDTERRAGEQHTGGDTACSRCCRLTAVCVVLLLCVLLLAAITVLWIKFYILNIEHTQLQTSYNNLTKERDQLQSSYNNLTKERDQLQSSYNNLTKERDQLQSSYNNLTKERDQLQSSYNNLTKERDELQSSYNNLTKERDQLQSSYNNLTKERDQLQSSYNNLTKERDQLQSSYNNLTKERDQLQSSYNNLTKERDQLHSSYNNLTIERDQLQSSYNNLTKERDQLQSSYNNLTIERDQLQSSYNNLTKERDQLQSSYNNLTIERDQLQSSYNLTKERDQLQSSYNNLTIERDQLQSSYNNLTIERDQLQSSYNLTKERDQLQKERDGYQKTLCDLYKWRCFSFNSSFYVMSNESKSWEESRKDCMDKGADLLIINSKEEQEFIGKQLVRHETWIGLSDREKEGEWKWVDGTPLTTAFWNGGEPNDKGGEDCVVIYASSSSTWNDSHCSKKFPWICEKPQ, encoded by the exons ATGCTTCAACATTTTTCTGAGCAAGAGGACATGGTGACGGTTATCTACGAGATTGCAGACACTGTTAGAGGTCATGACCCCGacacagagaaggaaaaatctGATACAGAGAGACGCGCAGgagaacaacacacag GAGGAGACACTGCATGCAGCAGGTGTTGCAgactgactgcagtgtgtgtggtgctgctgctgtgtgttctcCTGCTGGCTGCCATCACAGTGCTGTGGATCAAATTCTACATCCTGAATATAGAACACACCCAGCTCcagaccagttacaacaacctgactaaagagagagaccagttacagtccagttacaacaacctgactaaagagagagaccagttacagtccagttacaacaacctgactaaagagagagaccagttacagtccagttacaacaacctgactaaagagagagaccagttacagtccagttacaacaacctgactaaagagagagacgagttacagtccagttacaacaacctgactaaagagagagaccagttacagtccagttacaacaacctgactaaagagagagaccagttacagtccagttacaacaacctgactaaagagagagaccagttacagtccagttacaacaacctgactaaagagagagaccagttacagtccagttacaacaacctgactaaagagagagaccagttacactCCAGTTACAACAATCTGACtatagagagagaccagttacagtccagttacaacaacctgactaaagagagGGACCAGTTACAGTCTAGTTACAACAACTTGACtatagagagagaccagttacagtccagttacaacaacctgactaaagagagGGACCAGTTACAGTCtagttacaacaacctgactatagaaagagaccagttacagtccagttacaacctgactaaagagagagaccagttacagtccagttacaacaacctgaccatagagagagaccagttacagtccagttacaacaacctgactatagaaagagaccagttacagtccagttacaacctgactaaagagagagaccagttacagaaggagagagatggataCCAGAAGACACTTTGTGATTTAT ATAAATGGAGGTGTTTCAGTTTTAACTCCAGTTTTTATGTCATGTCTAACGAGAGCAAGAGCTGGGAGGAGAGCAGAAAGGACTGCATGGACAAAGGAGCAGACCTGCTGATCATAAACAGCAAAGaggaacag GAGTTCATCGGTAAACAGCTGGTCAGGCATGAGACTTGGATTGGTCTGagtgacagagaaaaagagggagagtggAAATGGGTGGACGGTACACCACTGACCACTGC CTTCTGGAATGGAGGGGAACCGAATGATAAAGGTGGTGAAGACTGTGTTGTGATTTACGCTTCATCTTCCTCTACCTGGAATGACAGTCATTGTTCTAAGAAATTTCCATGGATCTGTGAGAAACCTCAATGa